The Camelus dromedarius isolate mCamDro1 chromosome 1, mCamDro1.pat, whole genome shotgun sequence genome has a window encoding:
- the TDO2 gene encoding tryptophan 2,3-dioxygenase yields the protein MSGCPFLGNNFGYALKKLSVEGGEDDQSQSGVNRASKGGLIYGNYLHLEKVLNAQELQSEIKGNKIHDEHLFIITHQAYELWFKQILWELDSVREIFQNGHVRDERNMLKVVTRMQRVVVILKLLVQQFSVLETMTALDFNDFREYLSPASGFQSLQFRLLENKMGVLQSLRVPYNRRHYRDNFRGADNELLLKSEQEQTLLQLVEAWLERTPGLEPHGFNFWGKFERNIVKGLEEEFTRIQAKEESEDKEEQMAEFQKQKEVLLSLFDEKRHEHLLSKGERRLSYRALQGALMIYFYREEPRFQVPFQLLTSLMDVDSLMTKWRYNHVCMVHRMLGSKAGTGGSSGYQYLRSTVSDRYKVFVDLFNLSTYLVPRHWIPKMNPIVHKFLYTAEYCDSSYFSSDESD from the exons ATGAGTGGCTGCCCATTTTTAGGAAACAACTTTGG ATATGCTTTGAAAAAACTGTCTGTAGAAGGCGGTGAAGATGACCAATCACAAAGCGGTGTGAACAGAGCCAGTAAAGGAGGGCTTATCTATGGGAACTACCTGCAC CTGGAAAAAGTTCTGAATgcacaggaacttcaaagtgaaataaaaggaaataaaatccacGATGAACATCTTTTTATCATAACTCATCAAG CCTATGAGCTCTGGTTTAAGCAGATCCTCTGGGAGCTGGATTCTGTCCGTGAGATCTTTCAGAATGGCCAT GTCAGGGACGAAAGGAACATGCTGAAGGTTGTCACCCGAATGCAACGAGTGGTGGTGATTCTCAAACTCCTGGTCCAGCAGTTCTCCGTCCTGGAGACCATGACGGCCCTGGACTTCAATGACTTCAG AGAGTACTTGTCCCCAGCGTCCGGCTTCCAGAGTCTGCAGTTCCGACTGCTAGAGAACAAGATGGGGGTTCTCCAGAGTCTGAGAGTTCCCTACAACAGGCGACATTACCGCGACAACTTCAGAGGCGCAGACAACGAGCTCCTGCTTAAGTCTGAGCAGGAGCAAACGCTCCTACAGCTGGTGGAG gcATGGCTGGAAAGAACCCCAGGCTTAGAGCCACATGGATTTAACTTCTGGGGAAAGTTTGAAAGAAACATTGTCAAAGGCCTGGAAGAAGAATTCACCAGGATTCAG GCTAAGGAAGAGTCAGAAGACAAAGAGGAACAAATGGCtgaatttcagaaacagaaagaggtGTTACTGTCCTTATTCGATGAGAAGCGTCACGAGCATCTTCTTAGTAAAG GGGAAAGACGGCTGTCCTACAGAGCACTTCAGGGGGCTTTGATGATCTACTTTTACAG GGAAGAGCCCAGGTTCCAGGTCCCCTTCCAGCTGCTGACCTCCCTCATGGACGTGGACTCCCTCATGACCAAGTGGAGAT aCAACCACGTGTGCATGGTGCACCGGATGCTGGGCAGCAAAGCCGGCACCGGGGGGTCCTCGGGCTACCAGTACCTGCGCTCCACAGTCAG TGACAGGTACAAGGTATTTGTAGATTTATTTAATCTTTCGACGTATCTGGTTCCCCGACACTGGATTCCGAAGATGAACCCAATTGTTCATAAGTTCCTTTACACGGCTGAGTACTGTGACAGCTCCTACTTCAGCAGCGATGAATCAGACTAA